The Providencia rettgeri genome includes a window with the following:
- the hutI gene encoding Imidazolonepropionase: MVFKTHSRDVVWRNGRIATMDPVLSAPYGLINHHDLVVRDNKIVAIVPTQNIELNDCELIDVEGKLITPGLIDCHTHLVFGGDRASEWEQRMNGVSYETISAQGGGINSTVRETRKMSENELFERAKPRLEALIQEGVTSIEMKSGYGLDYENEEKQLLVAKQLSAQYPISVSSTLLSAHTVPAEYKDKPDEYIDLICQKIMPELWEKGLFEAVDVFCESVGFSLAQSEKLFSAAQKLGIPVKGHVEQLSNLGGSELVARYKGLSVDHIEYLDLEGIKALKASGTVAVLLPGAFYFLRETKLPPIELLREHDVPMAVSTDFNPGTSPFASLRIIMNMAAVLFKLTPEEIWAGVTRNAAKALGRENSHGQLKAGFIADFVVWNAQEPVEMIYEQGSNPLFIRVHEGKITHRNGRNG, from the coding sequence ATGGTATTCAAAACACACTCTCGGGATGTCGTTTGGCGTAATGGCCGTATTGCCACTATGGACCCAGTACTATCAGCTCCTTATGGACTGATTAATCACCATGATTTAGTTGTTCGTGATAATAAAATAGTTGCAATTGTTCCTACTCAAAATATTGAATTGAATGACTGCGAACTTATTGATGTTGAAGGTAAATTAATAACCCCTGGATTAATCGATTGCCATACACATTTAGTTTTTGGCGGTGACCGAGCTTCTGAATGGGAACAGCGAATGAATGGGGTTTCTTATGAAACTATTAGTGCGCAAGGTGGCGGAATTAATTCGACTGTACGTGAAACCCGCAAAATGAGCGAGAACGAATTATTTGAGCGGGCAAAGCCAAGGCTCGAAGCATTAATTCAAGAAGGTGTCACAAGTATTGAAATGAAATCAGGCTATGGGCTCGACTATGAAAATGAAGAGAAACAATTATTAGTCGCAAAGCAGTTATCTGCACAATATCCTATTTCAGTCAGTTCAACATTGCTTTCTGCTCACACCGTCCCCGCTGAATATAAAGATAAACCTGATGAATATATTGATTTGATTTGCCAAAAAATCATGCCTGAATTATGGGAAAAAGGCTTGTTTGAGGCAGTAGATGTCTTCTGTGAAAGTGTGGGGTTTTCCCTCGCTCAAAGTGAAAAGTTATTTTCAGCGGCTCAGAAATTAGGGATCCCAGTAAAAGGGCATGTGGAGCAGTTATCAAACTTAGGTGGGAGCGAACTGGTTGCCCGCTACAAAGGTTTGTCGGTTGACCATATTGAATATTTGGACCTAGAAGGGATTAAAGCACTTAAAGCGAGCGGAACCGTAGCCGTCTTATTACCGGGGGCATTTTATTTTTTACGGGAAACCAAACTACCACCAATTGAGCTGTTACGGGAACATGACGTTCCTATGGCGGTTTCAACAGATTTTAACCCAGGAACCAGTCCTTTTGCCTCATTGCGTATTATTATGAATATGGCGGCCGTATTATTTAAACTGACACCTGAAGAGATATGGGCTGGGGTGACACGTAACGCGGCTAAAGCGTTAGGCCGTGAAAATAGCCATGGACAATTGAAAGCGGGCTTTATTGCGGATTTTGTTGTGTGGAATGCGCAAGAGCCCGTAGAAATGATTTATGAACAAGGGAGTAACCCACTGTTCATCAGAGTACATGAAGGCAAAATTACCCATCGTAATGGGCGAAATGGGTGA
- the yvoA_1 gene encoding HTH-type transcriptional repressor yvoA, producing MTADKKDKQGAPLPLYLQVKQSIIEKIHTAEWQANDRIPSESELVTQFQCSRMTANRALRELTAEGLLVRLQSVGTFVAEPKGQSALFEIHSIEAEILARNHKYSCRIIKLEEIQASPALANELNISPDTMVFHSIIVHLENDVPVQIEDRYVNALAAPDYLQQNFLSITPHDYLSQVAPLTQGEHIVEAVEADERSARLLQINTGASCLLITRRTWSQSFTVTSTKLLFPGHRYKLKGSFTS from the coding sequence GTGACAGCCGATAAAAAGGATAAACAAGGGGCACCGCTCCCGCTATATTTGCAAGTAAAACAATCAATAATTGAAAAGATCCACACCGCAGAATGGCAAGCAAATGACCGTATTCCATCCGAGTCTGAGCTCGTGACACAGTTTCAATGTAGTCGAATGACGGCTAACCGGGCACTACGTGAATTAACCGCTGAAGGGTTATTGGTTCGCTTGCAAAGTGTGGGAACCTTTGTGGCTGAGCCAAAAGGGCAATCTGCACTATTTGAAATACACAGTATTGAAGCGGAAATACTGGCAAGAAACCACAAATACAGCTGTAGGATAATTAAGCTGGAAGAAATTCAAGCGTCACCTGCGCTCGCAAATGAGTTAAATATCAGCCCAGATACCATGGTGTTTCATTCGATTATTGTCCATTTAGAGAATGATGTTCCTGTTCAAATTGAAGACAGATATGTCAATGCGTTAGCGGCTCCGGATTACTTACAGCAAAATTTTTTATCGATTACACCACATGATTATTTGTCTCAAGTTGCTCCTTTAACACAAGGGGAGCATATTGTGGAGGCCGTGGAGGCAGATGAACGTTCCGCGAGGTTATTGCAAATTAATACAGGTGCATCTTGCTTGTTAATTACAAGACGTACTTGGTCTCAGTCCTTTACGGTGACAAGTACAAAATTATTGTTCCCGGGTCATCGTTATAAGCTGAAAGGCAGTTTCACGTCATAA
- the hutH gene encoding Histidine ammonia-lyase, translating into MTKLTIHPGKMTLEDLRIVFQQSVTVALDKRAHGAIEKSVATVNKIIEEDRTAYGINTGFGLLANTRIATKDLQSLQRSIVMSHAAGVGEPLDDDLVRLIMVLKINSLARGFSGIRLEVINALIALVNAQVYPFIPAKGSVGASGDLAPLAHMSLILLGEGKARYEGKWISAKKALEKAGLAPLKLEAKEGLALLNGTQTSTAFALKGLFEAEKLLLSGIVCGALSVEATLGSRKPFDARVQEVRGQKGQIDVAAMFRDVLSPTSELAKSHENCVKVQDPYSLRCQPQVMGACLTQIRQAAEVILIESNAVSDNPLVFTDNGDIISGGNFHAEPVAMAADNIALALAEIGALSERRIALLMDTHMSQLPPFLVNNGGVNSGFMIAQVTAAALASENKALAHPSSVDSLPTSANQEDHVSMAPAAGRRLWEMAKNVTGILAIEWLSACQGMDFREGLKSSETLEKARKTLRDQVAYYDKDRYFAPDIEAAINLINQYKLSALFKAGAVFPN; encoded by the coding sequence ATGACTAAGTTAACTATTCACCCAGGAAAAATGACACTCGAAGACCTGCGTATTGTTTTCCAACAATCGGTAACAGTGGCATTAGATAAACGCGCTCACGGTGCTATCGAGAAAAGTGTTGCGACGGTCAATAAAATTATTGAAGAAGATAGAACCGCTTATGGTATCAATACCGGCTTTGGTTTACTTGCTAATACGCGTATTGCGACTAAAGATTTGCAATCATTACAACGATCTATTGTGATGTCTCACGCTGCTGGTGTGGGTGAACCGTTAGATGATGACCTCGTGCGCTTAATCATGGTACTCAAAATTAATAGCTTAGCTCGTGGTTTTTCAGGGATCCGCCTTGAAGTTATTAATGCCTTGATCGCATTAGTGAATGCGCAAGTTTATCCATTTATTCCTGCGAAGGGGTCAGTGGGGGCTTCTGGCGACTTAGCACCATTGGCTCATATGAGTTTAATTCTGTTAGGCGAAGGAAAGGCGCGTTATGAAGGCAAATGGATTTCAGCGAAAAAAGCGTTAGAAAAAGCGGGGTTAGCACCTCTAAAATTGGAAGCCAAAGAAGGTTTAGCCTTATTAAACGGCACGCAAACATCGACGGCTTTCGCGTTGAAAGGGTTATTTGAGGCAGAAAAATTGCTGCTATCTGGCATTGTTTGTGGTGCGCTGAGTGTTGAAGCCACTCTGGGCTCTCGCAAACCCTTCGATGCTCGAGTTCAAGAAGTTCGAGGACAAAAAGGGCAAATTGATGTTGCGGCGATGTTCCGTGATGTTTTATCACCGACCAGTGAATTGGCGAAGTCCCATGAAAACTGTGTGAAAGTGCAAGACCCCTATTCATTACGTTGTCAGCCGCAAGTGATGGGCGCTTGTTTAACCCAAATTCGCCAAGCAGCTGAAGTGATATTAATTGAATCGAATGCTGTGTCGGATAACCCGTTAGTCTTTACCGATAATGGCGATATTATTTCAGGCGGTAACTTCCATGCAGAACCTGTTGCTATGGCAGCCGATAATATTGCGCTGGCGTTAGCAGAGATCGGTGCGTTATCCGAACGTCGCATTGCATTACTTATGGATACCCACATGTCACAGTTGCCACCTTTCTTAGTGAATAACGGAGGAGTTAACTCAGGATTTATGATAGCTCAAGTCACTGCGGCTGCATTAGCCAGTGAAAACAAAGCATTAGCCCACCCTTCGAGTGTTGATAGCCTACCGACATCGGCCAACCAAGAAGACCACGTATCGATGGCGCCTGCGGCGGGTCGTCGTTTATGGGAAATGGCAAAAAATGTCACGGGTATTTTAGCTATTGAATGGCTTTCAGCGTGTCAGGGAATGGATTTCCGTGAAGGTTTGAAGTCGAGTGAAACCTTGGAGAAGGCACGTAAAACACTGCGTGACCAAGTGGCTTACTATGATAAAGACCGTTATTTTGCCCCTGATATCGAAGCGGCAATTAATCTAATTAACCAAT
- the hutU_1 gene encoding Urocanate hydratase, with protein MTALNNKYRNIEIRAPRGNTLNTKSWLTEAPLRMLMNNLDPDVAENPHELVVYGGIGRAARNWQCYDQIVESLKQLESDETLLVQSGKPVGIFKTHENAPRVLIANSNLVPHWANWEHFNELDAKGLAMYGQMTAGSWIYIGSQGIVQGTYETFVEAARQHFNGDLTGRWVLTAGLGGMGGAQPLAATLAGACSLNIECQQSRIDFRLRTHYVDEQATDLDDALARLKKYTSEGKAISIALCANAAEILPELVKRGVKPDMVTDQTSAHDPLNGYLPIGMSWEEYRERSVQDPQATALAAKKSMAEHVKAMLAFKQQGIPTFDYGNNIRQMALEMGVENAFDFPGFVPAYIRPLFCRGVGPFRWVALSGDPEDIYKTDAKVKELLPDDKHLHRWLDMARERISFQGLPARICWVGLGDRAKLGLAFNEMVRSGEVSAPIVIGRDHLDSGSVASPNRETESMKDGSDAVSDWPLLNALLNTASGATWVSLHHGGGVGMGFSQHSGVVIVCDGTDEAAERIARVLHNDPATGVMRHADAGYDIAIACAQEKNLNLPMIKTR; from the coding sequence GTGACAGCATTGAATAATAAATATCGAAATATCGAAATTAGGGCACCGAGAGGGAATACATTAAATACCAAAAGTTGGCTGACAGAAGCCCCATTACGCATGTTAATGAATAACCTTGACCCGGATGTTGCAGAAAACCCTCATGAATTAGTGGTATATGGCGGTATTGGGCGTGCAGCACGTAATTGGCAATGCTATGACCAAATTGTCGAGTCCCTGAAGCAGCTTGAGAGCGATGAAACACTACTGGTTCAGTCAGGTAAGCCTGTCGGTATTTTCAAAACCCATGAAAATGCGCCACGTGTTTTAATCGCCAATTCAAATCTCGTACCACATTGGGCAAACTGGGAGCATTTCAATGAATTGGATGCGAAAGGCCTTGCCATGTATGGGCAAATGACCGCAGGTAGCTGGATCTATATCGGCAGCCAAGGCATTGTTCAAGGAACGTATGAAACCTTTGTGGAAGCCGCTCGCCAGCACTTTAACGGTGATTTAACTGGGCGTTGGGTCTTAACTGCAGGGCTTGGTGGAATGGGGGGAGCCCAACCTCTTGCTGCCACACTGGCGGGGGCCTGCTCATTGAACATTGAGTGCCAACAAAGCCGTATCGATTTCCGTTTAAGAACTCACTATGTGGATGAACAAGCGACTGACCTTGATGATGCGTTAGCGCGTCTGAAAAAATACACATCGGAAGGAAAAGCCATTTCTATTGCACTATGCGCCAATGCCGCTGAAATTCTTCCTGAGCTTGTCAAACGTGGGGTGAAACCGGATATGGTGACCGATCAGACAAGTGCTCATGACCCTTTGAATGGTTACTTACCCATTGGTATGAGCTGGGAAGAGTACCGTGAACGCAGTGTTCAAGACCCGCAAGCCACTGCATTGGCTGCAAAAAAATCTATGGCTGAACATGTTAAAGCGATGCTGGCATTTAAACAGCAAGGCATTCCCACCTTTGATTATGGAAACAATATCCGCCAAATGGCACTGGAAATGGGCGTAGAAAATGCGTTTGATTTCCCCGGTTTTGTACCTGCTTATATCCGCCCGCTATTTTGTCGCGGTGTTGGTCCATTCCGCTGGGTTGCGTTATCAGGAGATCCTGAAGATATCTATAAAACAGATGCGAAAGTGAAAGAGCTGCTGCCGGATGATAAGCACTTGCATCGCTGGTTGGATATGGCTCGTGAACGTATTAGTTTCCAAGGTTTGCCAGCGCGTATTTGCTGGGTTGGCCTTGGGGATCGCGCTAAATTAGGTTTGGCATTCAATGAGATGGTAAGAAGCGGTGAGGTTTCAGCGCCGATTGTTATCGGCCGTGATCACCTAGATTCAGGTTCAGTGGCCAGCCCAAATCGTGAAACGGAATCAATGAAAGATGGTTCTGATGCAGTTTCAGACTGGCCATTACTCAATGCGTTATTAAACACAGCCAGTGGGGCGACGTGGGTATCTTTACATCACGGTGGTGGCGTAGGTATGGGCTTCTCTCAGCATTCTGGAGTGGTAATTGTGTGTGATGGAACGGATGAAGCAGCAGAGCGCATTGCCCGAGTACTGCACAATGACCCTGCAACTGGTGTCATGCGCCATGCCGATGCAGGCTATGACATAGCTATCGCATGTGCGCAGGAAAAAAATCTTAATTTACCGATGATTAAAACACGTTAA
- the sixA gene encoding Phosphohistidine phosphatase sixA: protein MQVYIMRHGDAAIHAPSDAERPLTQKGKDDSVLMAQWLQNQGIKIDSVLVSPYLRAEQTRQVVSQHLDLPAKSEVLGQLTPGGNAAFVADHIRDVAVLGANAILVVSHLPLVGYLVSELCPHKEPPMFTTSTVACVDIDVAHQKSQFEWMLSPSQLLFAK, encoded by the coding sequence ATGCAAGTTTATATTATGCGTCACGGTGATGCAGCGATACACGCGCCTAGCGATGCTGAGCGCCCATTGACACAAAAGGGAAAAGACGACTCAGTATTGATGGCTCAATGGCTACAGAATCAAGGTATTAAAATTGATTCTGTGTTAGTGAGCCCCTATTTAAGAGCAGAACAAACTCGGCAAGTTGTGAGCCAGCACCTTGATTTGCCAGCAAAGTCGGAAGTTTTAGGGCAATTAACGCCAGGAGGGAATGCCGCATTTGTGGCTGACCATATTCGGGATGTTGCTGTGCTAGGCGCAAATGCGATATTGGTTGTATCTCATTTGCCACTGGTTGGCTATTTAGTGTCGGAGTTGTGCCCACATAAAGAACCACCGATGTTCACGACATCAACAGTGGCATGTGTTGACATTGATGTGGCTCATCAAAAAAGTCAGTTTGAATGGATGTTGAGCCCATCTCAATTGCTATTTGCTAAATAA
- the fadJ gene encoding Fatty acid oxidation complex subunit alpha, with translation MAQNSAIEVTREKTQQAFSLEIYDGNVGVIFIDVPNEKVNTLKAEFAEQFLAILQQAQSTSGLKGLVITSGKKDNFIAGADISMIAGCENKSQASELSKAGHVLFDKIDNYPLPIIAAIHGACLGGGLELALACHARVCSNDDKTKLGLPEVQLGLLPGSGGTQRLPRLIGIPHALDLMLTGRQLKAKQALKIGLVDDVVPEPILLDVAVKMVKKGGVQRPAIHWQQRLLSSKLLRNKVFESAKQKTLSKTKGHYPAPEKIIHVVKTGMNKGLQAGYTEEAKAFGELVMTPESAALRNLFFAVTALKNDTGAQATPLKINQVGVLGGGLMGGGIAYVTAFQGKLPVRIKDISDKGVTQALRYSWDLLTQRVIKRRLLARERAAVMAKVSGTLNYQGLENADIVIEAVFEDLALKQKMVAEVEKMSKQQVIFASNTSSLPIHQIAQKAIHPEKVIGLHYFSPVDKMPLVEVIPHQQTDETTIATVVALAKRQGKTAIVVGDDAGFYVNRILAPFLCEAAQCLVEGESIEHIDRALVEFGFPVGPFNLLDEVGIDVGTKILPILVERFGERFKAPDILDKVVKDDRKGKKNGKGFYEYGHHTNKLWFWKKASKRQVDKTIYSLIEMVPNNKLTKADIAQRCVMMMLNEAARCLDENIIRNARDGDVGAVFGIGFPPFFGGPFRYMDSLGIAKTVETLNNLAVKYGDKFQPCGLLCDMAENNRTFFSTNVEGGVDVTKPSNEQ, from the coding sequence ATGGCTCAAAATTCTGCTATAGAAGTTACAAGAGAAAAAACACAACAGGCCTTTAGCTTAGAAATTTATGACGGTAATGTGGGGGTTATCTTCATTGATGTCCCCAATGAAAAAGTAAATACACTAAAAGCGGAGTTTGCGGAACAATTTCTGGCGATTTTACAACAAGCGCAGTCGACTTCAGGCTTGAAAGGCTTAGTTATTACCTCAGGAAAAAAAGACAATTTTATTGCAGGCGCTGACATTAGCATGATAGCAGGCTGTGAAAATAAGTCTCAAGCCAGTGAGTTGTCAAAAGCAGGTCACGTACTGTTTGATAAAATCGATAACTACCCATTGCCAATTATTGCTGCGATACATGGTGCGTGTTTAGGGGGTGGGCTAGAACTTGCCTTGGCATGTCATGCGCGGGTTTGCTCCAATGATGATAAAACGAAATTAGGCTTGCCTGAAGTACAATTGGGGCTATTACCTGGCTCCGGGGGAACTCAGCGTTTACCTCGGTTGATTGGTATTCCGCATGCATTGGATTTAATGCTGACAGGCCGCCAACTAAAAGCTAAACAGGCGCTGAAAATAGGGTTGGTTGATGATGTAGTTCCTGAGCCTATTTTACTCGACGTTGCGGTGAAAATGGTAAAAAAAGGGGGCGTTCAGCGTCCAGCTATCCATTGGCAACAGCGTTTATTAAGCAGCAAATTACTACGTAATAAAGTGTTTGAGAGTGCCAAACAAAAAACACTCAGCAAAACTAAAGGCCATTATCCAGCCCCAGAAAAAATTATTCATGTCGTGAAAACCGGCATGAATAAAGGTTTGCAAGCAGGCTATACGGAAGAAGCGAAAGCTTTCGGTGAGCTCGTGATGACACCAGAGTCTGCTGCATTACGTAATTTATTTTTTGCGGTTACCGCATTAAAAAATGACACAGGGGCACAAGCAACGCCATTGAAGATTAATCAAGTTGGTGTGCTTGGTGGCGGGTTGATGGGCGGTGGAATTGCTTATGTCACCGCTTTTCAAGGTAAATTACCCGTCCGCATAAAAGATATTTCAGACAAAGGCGTCACACAGGCCTTGCGCTATAGCTGGGATCTACTGACCCAGCGAGTTATCAAGCGGCGGTTATTAGCCCGAGAACGTGCAGCTGTTATGGCTAAGGTATCAGGCACATTAAATTATCAAGGGCTTGAAAATGCGGACATCGTGATTGAAGCGGTATTTGAAGATTTAGCACTGAAACAAAAAATGGTTGCTGAAGTTGAGAAGATGTCGAAACAGCAAGTTATTTTTGCTTCTAATACATCATCTTTACCTATTCACCAAATTGCACAGAAAGCGATTCATCCCGAAAAAGTGATTGGCTTACACTATTTTAGTCCCGTCGATAAAATGCCTTTAGTTGAAGTGATCCCCCATCAACAAACAGATGAAACTACAATTGCGACAGTGGTTGCTTTAGCAAAACGCCAAGGTAAAACAGCGATTGTTGTGGGGGATGATGCAGGTTTCTATGTAAATCGCATTTTAGCGCCATTCTTATGTGAAGCAGCGCAATGCCTTGTTGAAGGTGAATCAATAGAACACATTGATCGTGCTTTAGTTGAATTTGGCTTCCCTGTTGGGCCATTTAATTTGTTGGATGAAGTGGGCATTGATGTAGGAACAAAAATTTTACCGATTTTAGTTGAACGTTTTGGTGAGCGTTTTAAGGCGCCTGATATCCTCGACAAAGTGGTTAAAGATGACCGTAAAGGTAAGAAAAACGGCAAAGGTTTTTATGAATATGGTCATCACACCAATAAGTTGTGGTTTTGGAAAAAAGCCAGTAAACGTCAAGTTGATAAAACCATTTATTCACTAATTGAAATGGTTCCCAACAATAAACTGACTAAAGCGGATATTGCACAGCGCTGTGTCATGATGATGCTTAACGAAGCTGCTCGCTGCCTTGATGAAAACATCATTAGAAATGCTCGTGATGGGGATGTGGGAGCGGTATTTGGTATCGGTTTCCCGCCCTTCTTTGGTGGCCCGTTTAGGTATATGGATAGCCTAGGGATTGCAAAAACGGTGGAAACTCTGAATAACCTCGCCGTGAAATATGGTGATAAATTCCAGCCTTGTGGATTGCTATGTGACATGGCAGAGAATAATCGAACCTTTTTTTCTACCAATGTAGAAGGTGGAGTTGATGTAACAAAACCAAGTAATGAACAATAA
- a CDS encoding Smr domain has translation MKKKFGLEDEDIRLFKEAINGAKKIRQDQVLHAPVRAKVTQPSNKKVIQEQVDASFYFSDEFQPQLENEGPTRYLRPDANPYELKKLRRGDYAPELFLDLHGLTQMEAKQEIGALIAACKRENVYCACIMHGHGKHVLKQQTPLWLAQHPDIIAFHQAPKEWGGNAALLLLIETAESARR, from the coding sequence ATGAAGAAAAAATTTGGTCTAGAAGATGAAGATATTCGTCTTTTCAAAGAAGCCATTAATGGAGCAAAAAAAATCCGTCAGGACCAAGTCCTGCACGCACCTGTCCGCGCCAAAGTGACACAACCATCTAATAAAAAAGTCATACAGGAACAGGTTGACGCCTCCTTTTATTTTTCAGATGAATTTCAACCTCAACTTGAAAATGAAGGCCCAACGCGTTATTTAAGGCCCGATGCTAACCCTTATGAATTAAAAAAACTTCGCCGCGGTGATTACGCTCCGGAGTTGTTTTTAGATTTACATGGCTTAACACAAATGGAAGCAAAGCAAGAAATTGGCGCGCTCATTGCGGCCTGTAAGCGTGAAAATGTCTATTGCGCCTGCATTATGCACGGCCATGGTAAACATGTTTTAAAGCAGCAAACACCACTTTGGCTTGCCCAACACCCTGATATTATTGCTTTTCACCAAGCACCTAAAGAATGGGGCGGTAATGCAGCCTTATTGCTGCTTATAGAAACTGCTGAGAGCGCTCGCCGCTAA